In Xanthocytophaga agilis, a genomic segment contains:
- a CDS encoding family 20 glycosylhydrolase, whose product MNKPLFIIFYFLLSLPLYSQAKLDTLLPVRGFCIGAPQPKDVDRFIKFINEELAPRKVNTLILRVDFNYQYESHPELRDSIALSKKEVKKLVAACRKNSINIIPQINLLGHQSWANTTHNLLKKYPEFDETPHVQMPAKYQWPNPDGLYCKSYCPLHPTVHNVVFDIVDEMCDVFGSNAFHAGMDEVFYLGDDKCPRCAGRDKAELFAGEVRTIRDHLAQKNRKLWIWGDRLLDGKTTGLGMWEASYNNTYRAIDLIPKDVMICDWHYERPDQTPVLFAMKGLQVITCPWRMPKFAVLQTQDMVRFRASSTPEMKDRYQGMMQTVWSSAGQFLDEYYGQATNSNANGNTASNCFRTMYNEITQLGK is encoded by the coding sequence ATGAACAAACCTCTATTCATTATTTTCTATTTTCTGCTCTCTTTGCCCTTATATTCTCAGGCAAAGCTCGATACTCTTCTGCCTGTAAGAGGTTTTTGTATTGGAGCCCCTCAACCCAAAGATGTGGATCGGTTTATAAAATTTATCAATGAAGAACTAGCTCCCCGAAAAGTTAACACACTCATTCTACGAGTTGACTTCAACTACCAATATGAAAGTCATCCGGAGCTCAGAGATAGCATTGCACTTTCAAAGAAAGAGGTAAAGAAACTGGTAGCTGCCTGCCGAAAGAACAGCATTAATATTATTCCTCAGATCAATTTATTAGGTCATCAGTCATGGGCAAACACAACGCATAATCTGCTAAAGAAATATCCTGAGTTTGACGAAACACCACATGTTCAGATGCCAGCAAAATACCAATGGCCTAATCCAGATGGATTGTATTGCAAAAGCTATTGCCCGTTACATCCAACAGTTCATAATGTAGTGTTTGATATAGTAGATGAAATGTGTGATGTATTTGGCTCCAATGCCTTTCATGCAGGTATGGATGAAGTGTTCTACCTGGGAGATGACAAATGTCCTCGTTGTGCAGGTCGTGACAAGGCAGAACTCTTCGCAGGAGAGGTACGAACCATACGGGATCATTTGGCACAGAAAAACCGTAAGCTCTGGATCTGGGGAGATCGTTTACTGGATGGCAAAACTACCGGACTGGGAATGTGGGAAGCCAGTTACAATAACACCTACCGGGCTATCGATTTGATACCAAAAGATGTTATGATCTGCGACTGGCATTATGAACGCCCGGATCAAACACCCGTATTGTTTGCAATGAAAGGGCTTCAGGTTATTACCTGCCCATGGAGAATGCCTAAGTTTGCCGTATTGCAGACACAGGATATGGTACGGTTCCGGGCATCCTCTACACCGGAAATGAAAGATCGGTATCAGGGCATGATGCAAACTGTATGGTCAAGTGCGGGCCAGTTTCTGGATGAATATTACGGACAAGCTACCAACTCCAATGCTAATGGAAATACAGCTTCCAATTGTTTCAGAACTATGTACAACGAAATCACGCAACTAGGAAAATGA
- a CDS encoding DUF5009 domain-containing protein yields the protein MKVTNMRVLSIDVFRALTMLLMIFVNDFWTLKDIPQWLEHSQADVDFLGLSDVVFPCFLVIVGMSIPFAIQNRISKGDSNFQLIKHIVIRSIALLVMGVFTVNSPDLNPEATGMRQEYYIILMILGFFLIWNVYPKSTDWKKYLFIALQVIGVCLLVWLAIIFRGNADNQIVGFRTQWWGILGLIGWAYLGSAIIYVFIWRKPILIPVVWGLFTLLNIADHAHWLEAAHLSDVFGWIPGTGAFHCFTFAGITATLLLEKYYSSAENKKLLIIYPIIGAVLIVLGLIFRQFSIIISKIHATPTWIFLCSGIAFLFYTIIYWLVDLKKKANWFDIIKPAGTSTLTCYLIPYWYYAIAALYGFVIPIAFKTGALGLIKSMIYAFIIIGITALLGKLKIKLKI from the coding sequence ATGAAAGTAACAAACATGCGTGTATTATCTATTGACGTATTCAGAGCACTAACCATGCTGCTTATGATCTTTGTCAATGACTTCTGGACTTTAAAAGACATTCCTCAATGGTTGGAACATTCACAGGCAGATGTAGATTTCTTGGGGCTATCCGATGTTGTATTTCCTTGTTTTCTGGTAATTGTCGGTATGTCCATCCCTTTTGCAATTCAGAACCGGATAAGCAAAGGGGATTCCAACTTTCAATTGATTAAACACATTGTGATCCGTTCTATTGCCTTGCTTGTAATGGGTGTATTCACAGTCAATAGCCCTGATCTGAATCCGGAAGCTACAGGTATGCGTCAGGAATATTATATCATTCTGATGATTCTGGGTTTCTTTCTGATCTGGAATGTATATCCCAAATCAACAGACTGGAAAAAATACCTGTTCATAGCCTTACAGGTTATCGGAGTTTGTCTGCTGGTCTGGTTAGCAATAATTTTTCGGGGCAACGCAGATAATCAGATTGTTGGGTTTCGGACTCAATGGTGGGGCATTCTGGGATTAATTGGCTGGGCCTATCTAGGTAGTGCTATTATTTATGTATTCATATGGCGCAAACCTATACTCATTCCTGTAGTATGGGGATTGTTTACATTACTGAATATTGCCGATCATGCACACTGGCTGGAAGCAGCACATCTGAGTGATGTATTTGGCTGGATACCTGGAACTGGTGCTTTCCATTGCTTTACCTTTGCAGGTATAACTGCAACCCTTCTGCTTGAAAAATATTATTCCAGTGCAGAAAATAAAAAATTATTGATTATTTATCCAATAATCGGAGCTGTACTTATTGTTCTGGGACTTATTTTCAGACAATTTTCTATTATCATCTCCAAAATTCACGCAACTCCTACCTGGATCTTCCTATGTAGTGGTATTGCTTTTCTTTTTTACACTATAATCTATTGGCTGGTAGACTTAAAGAAGAAAGCTAATTGGTTTGATATTATTAAACCAGCAGGAACGAGTACCCTAACCTGCTATCTGATTCCCTATTGGTACTATGCCATAGCAGCACTATACGGCTTTGTGATTCCAATTGCCTTCAAAACAGGAGCCTTAGGTTTGATCAAATCCATGATTTATGCATTTATTATCATTGGAATTACTGCATTACTGGGCAAACTAAAAATAAAGCTGAAGATTTAA
- a CDS encoding acetolactate decarboxylase codes for MIRIIPLLLITMISATISADKPDSIHYISLNRAIRLGQYDGVTTAKELKSYGDFGLGSEEKVASELVILDGVAYSIPADGKAKVMPDQAKIAFSAIKFFKTDKQVKINKAFSLKELEQYLDSLIVKNTFAAIKISGEFASITFTSYHKQEKPYKPIEQVPVSEFTHTKMKGTIVGFFTPESAAVLNSPTYHFHFIDQARTTGGHVQDCVIGNVEIELDYTRSFTADLADPAILQHIDLNKPIEAEK; via the coding sequence ATGATTCGAATCATCCCTTTACTTCTGATCACTATGATCTCAGCAACTATTTCTGCAGATAAGCCTGATAGCATACATTATATTTCATTGAATCGGGCCATTCGTTTGGGGCAGTATGATGGTGTGACTACTGCCAAAGAGTTAAAATCTTATGGTGATTTTGGCTTGGGAAGCGAAGAAAAGGTAGCTAGTGAATTGGTTATTCTGGATGGAGTAGCTTATTCCATTCCTGCTGATGGCAAAGCGAAGGTAATGCCTGATCAGGCTAAAATTGCTTTTTCTGCTATCAAGTTTTTCAAAACAGACAAACAAGTAAAGATAAATAAGGCATTTTCGCTAAAGGAGCTGGAACAGTATTTGGACTCGCTGATTGTAAAGAATACGTTTGCTGCTATAAAAATAAGTGGAGAGTTTGCCTCTATTACCTTTACCAGTTATCACAAACAGGAAAAACCCTATAAACCTATTGAACAAGTACCTGTAAGTGAGTTTACACATACGAAAATGAAAGGTACTATTGTTGGCTTTTTTACACCAGAATCAGCAGCTGTATTAAATAGCCCGACCTATCACTTTCATTTTATCGATCAGGCCCGCACAACGGGTGGACATGTACAGGATTGTGTGATTGGGAATGTTGAGATTGAACTGGACTATACCAGAAGTTTTACAGCCGATCTGGCAGATCCTGCTATACTGCAGCATATAGATTTGAATAAACCTATAGAAGCGGAAAAATAA